One Littorina saxatilis isolate snail1 linkage group LG10, US_GU_Lsax_2.0, whole genome shotgun sequence DNA window includes the following coding sequences:
- the LOC138978775 gene encoding uncharacterized protein: protein MLFPRIVALCVLLCFVFASDRENTKLAITMTLKYVLQTECTRVTETEVETQVLARIVQQNQEWPGLCTDSACTNAHVTGTCDGAFPRSINTVVVIEQVPDIVRSNDTQSTGSSGDVLLTAAVQNDAFDLQTINATLQKEIQVSVVRTCTPGYIAADLGTHCVKPEEPSSISPALMGSIIGGVVAFLVLVILISLVIVVYRRLNRPDTRRRPSTGRERQDDEHDYSSLTPAGRYAGPDHRGQRHGIELGRLDLDLTNPSYDDKNGRPVSDYDVIGEENPEIAKYLAESSLDKKHPGYLSLSIPQKNADDVNYSNNVTDVKDTNNVTDVNDSEYLTPHLPRKNGDGEDQADYITPCSPDESNKDKNKSDYITLCSPDERSEDKIDSDNITPCSGKEDLDNELGH, encoded by the exons ATGTTGTTCCCCCGGATTGTAGCTCTTTGTGTTTTGCTGTGCTTCGTCTTCGCATCAG atCGTGAAAATACCAAACTAGCTATCACAATGACACTGAAGTACGTCCTGCAGACAGAGTGTACCCGCGTGACTGAGACTGAAGTGGAGACACAGGTTCTCGCTAGAATCGTACAGCAGAATCAAGAGTGGCCTGGCCTTTGCACGGACAGCGCTTGCACCAATGCTCACGTCACTGGGACATGTGACGGCGCCTTTCCCAGATCCATCAATACCGTTGTTGTAATTGAACAAGTACC AGATATCGTTCGTTCCAATGACACCCAAAGCACAGGCTCTTCTGGTGATGTCCTGCTCACGGCAGCGGTGCAGAACGACGCCTTTGACCTACAG ACCATTAATGCAACACTCCAAAAAGAGATCCAGGTCTCCGTTGTGAGAACGTGCACACCGGGGTACATCGCCGCAGATCTAGGAACTCACTGCG TGAAACCGGAAGAACCGTCATCCATATCCCCTGCTCTCATGGGCTCAATCATTGGTGGTGTGGTGGCCTTTCTGGTGTTGGTCATCCTCATAAGTCTCGTCATCGTTGTTTACAG ACGTCTCAACCGGCCCGATACGCGCAGACGACCTTCAACAGGACGCGAGAGACAAGACGACGAACACGACTACAGCTCCCTGACCCCTGCTGGACGCTACGCAGGGCCCGACCACCGTGGTCAGCGGCATGGTATAGAACTCGGACGTCTGGACCTTGACTTGACCAACCCGAGCTATGA TGACAAAAACGGAAGACCTGTCAGCGACTATGACGTCATCGGTGAAGAAAATCCTGAAATTGCCAAGTATCTGGCGGAATCGTCCCTGGACAAGAAACATCCTGGCTATCTATCTCTGAGTATTCCACAGAAAAACGCCGACGATGTTAACTATTCAAACAATGTGACGGATGTAAAAGATACCAACAATGTGACAGATGTAAACGATTCCGAATACCTGACGCCGCACTTGCCACGTAAAAACGGTGACGGTGAGGATCAGGCAGACTACATCACACCATGTTCACCAGATGAGAGcaacaaagacaaaaacaaatcgGATTACATAACCCTATGTTCACCAGATGAGAGAAGCGAAGACAAGATCGATTCGGACAATATAACGCCATGCTCCGGGAAAGAGGACCTCGACAATGAACTTGGGCACTGA